One genomic region from Skermania piniformis encodes:
- a CDS encoding MCE family protein has translation MMLSRFVRIQLIIFSILTVVGLVVMSVVYVQLPAMFGIGRYQVTTQLAATGGLYPHANVTYRGTNVGEVEDVRLTPAGVDAILSIDSDYKIPADTHASVKSVSAIGEQYVDLIPTGADSGPDLADGDVIPEDRTTLPQDVGPLLDQADRLLAGIADTRLETVIDEAFDAFNGSGPDLGRFIDSAQLFLQQASADAEPTKQLIDQLGPLLDTQTASADAIRSWTRDLVTVTDQLRAKDPQLRSIIERAPGATTEAQQLFEDLRPTLPLLLANMVSVGQVTTIYHKGLEQILVVYPALVAALKTAIRGDAAAVKEGAIVDFMLETNDPPPCVTGFLPGSEWRDGSQVDVIPTPDNLFCKVPQNAVEDVRGARNTPCMEFPGKRAPSPEVCRSPEGYVPLGTNPAFGDPQPVPGGQLPTARTAPAGYEPGSAARQYDAATGIFVGPDGRTYTQPGVAPGGGAVTPASWQQMMSDQQGR, from the coding sequence ATGATGCTTTCCCGGTTCGTTCGGATTCAGCTGATCATCTTCTCGATCCTCACCGTGGTCGGGTTGGTCGTCATGTCGGTGGTGTACGTCCAGCTGCCGGCGATGTTCGGGATCGGTCGTTATCAGGTGACCACGCAGTTGGCCGCGACCGGCGGGCTGTATCCGCACGCCAACGTCACCTATCGCGGCACCAACGTGGGCGAGGTCGAGGACGTTCGGCTCACCCCGGCCGGGGTCGATGCGATCCTGAGCATCGACAGCGACTACAAGATTCCGGCGGATACCCACGCGTCGGTCAAGTCGGTGTCGGCGATCGGCGAGCAGTACGTCGATCTGATCCCCACCGGAGCGGATTCCGGACCCGATCTGGCCGACGGCGACGTGATTCCGGAAGACCGGACGACGCTGCCGCAGGATGTCGGTCCGCTGCTGGATCAGGCCGACCGGCTACTGGCCGGAATCGCGGACACCCGGCTGGAAACGGTGATCGACGAGGCGTTCGATGCGTTCAACGGTTCCGGCCCCGACCTCGGTCGGTTCATCGATTCGGCGCAGCTGTTTCTCCAACAGGCCAGCGCCGATGCCGAACCGACGAAACAGCTGATCGATCAGCTCGGGCCGCTGCTGGACACCCAAACGGCATCGGCCGATGCGATCCGCTCGTGGACCCGAGATCTGGTGACGGTGACCGACCAGCTGCGGGCCAAGGACCCGCAGTTGCGATCGATCATCGAGCGCGCCCCCGGAGCGACCACCGAAGCGCAACAGCTGTTCGAGGACCTTCGGCCGACCCTGCCGCTGCTGCTGGCCAATATGGTGAGCGTCGGACAGGTGACGACGATCTACCACAAGGGTCTGGAGCAGATCCTGGTCGTCTACCCGGCGTTGGTGGCGGCGCTGAAAACGGCGATTCGGGGTGACGCGGCCGCGGTCAAGGAAGGCGCGATCGTGGACTTCATGCTGGAGACCAACGACCCGCCGCCGTGTGTTACCGGATTTCTGCCGGGCAGCGAATGGCGGGACGGCTCTCAGGTCGATGTGATCCCGACCCCGGACAATCTTTTCTGCAAGGTCCCGCAGAACGCCGTGGAAGACGTGCGTGGCGCCCGGAACACGCCGTGCATGGAGTTCCCGGGTAAGCGTGCGCCGTCTCCGGAGGTGTGCCGGAGCCCCGAGGGATACGTCCCGCTCGGCACCAATCCGGCGTTCGGCGACCCGCAACCGGTGCCCGGGGGCCAGCTTCCCACGGCTCGGACCGCACCGGCCGGGTATGAACCGGGCTCGGCGGCACGCCAGTACGACGCCGCCACCGGGATATTCGTCGGTCCGGACGGGCGCACCTACACTCAACCGGGAGTGGCGCCGGGCGGTGGCGCCGTGACTCCGGCAAGCTGGCAACAG
- a CDS encoding MCE family protein has protein sequence MTGLFGRAVRRRGIVVLAVTLGLGATGCEWNGLNSLPLPGAEATGSDAYHVKIQMPNVTTLTRNSPVRVDDVVVGSVSDIAVEDWHALVTVALDPSVELPANVSAKIGQTSLLGSNHLEFVDPDRPQGRLHDGDIIPLARAGVYPTTEQVLSSLSVVLNGGGLAQLQDITRELNTALDGKAQDVNSLLTRLNELTTSLDEQRGDIVAAVSGLDRLTDTFNRQTGTIENALDGIPPALEVLVRERPNLTAALTSLGTLSDTASRVIRTSGDDLRANLGHLGPILQALAETNEHLVNSLGVLISFPFPLRNLDHTIKGDYANLMMTVDFSAARLDTNFLTGTSLGGSLGGIEGILGSAAGVAGQARNPVEAPLQVQPTAPAAPGIPGLPAIPGLPAIPGITAPAAEQGGPAR, from the coding sequence ATGACCGGGCTGTTCGGTCGGGCGGTGCGGCGCCGCGGAATCGTGGTGCTGGCGGTCACGCTCGGGTTGGGCGCGACCGGATGCGAATGGAACGGGCTGAACTCGCTGCCCCTGCCCGGCGCGGAAGCAACCGGGTCCGACGCCTACCACGTCAAGATCCAGATGCCGAACGTCACCACGCTGACCCGCAACTCGCCGGTGCGCGTCGACGACGTCGTGGTCGGCTCGGTCAGCGACATCGCGGTCGAGGACTGGCATGCGCTGGTCACGGTCGCGTTGGATCCGTCGGTCGAGCTGCCGGCGAACGTGTCGGCCAAGATCGGCCAGACCAGTCTGCTCGGCTCGAACCATCTGGAGTTCGTCGACCCGGACCGGCCACAGGGACGGTTGCACGACGGCGACATCATTCCGCTCGCTCGAGCCGGCGTGTACCCGACCACCGAGCAGGTGTTGTCCTCGCTGTCGGTGGTGCTCAACGGTGGTGGTCTCGCACAGTTGCAGGACATCACCCGGGAGCTGAACACCGCCTTGGACGGCAAGGCGCAGGACGTGAATTCGTTGCTGACCCGGCTGAACGAGCTGACCACCAGCTTGGACGAGCAACGCGGCGACATCGTCGCGGCGGTGTCCGGACTCGACCGGCTGACCGACACGTTCAATCGGCAGACCGGCACGATCGAGAATGCGCTGGACGGTATTCCGCCCGCGTTGGAGGTCTTGGTCCGCGAGCGGCCGAATCTCACCGCCGCACTGACCAGTCTCGGCACCCTGAGCGACACCGCCTCGCGGGTGATTCGGACGTCCGGCGACGATCTGCGGGCCAACCTCGGCCATCTCGGGCCGATCCTGCAAGCACTGGCCGAGACCAACGAGCACCTGGTCAACTCGCTCGGCGTACTGATCTCGTTCCCGTTCCCGTTGCGGAACCTGGATCACACGATCAAGGGTGACTACGCGAATCTGATGATGACCGTCGACTTCAGCGCGGCCCGGTTGGATACGAACTTCCTGACCGGGACGTCGCTGGGCGGTTCGTTGGGCGGCATCGAGGGCATCCTCGGCAGTGCGGCCGGGGTGGCCGGGCAGGCCCGAAATCCGGTCGAGGCGCCCCTCCAGGTGCAGCCGACGGCTCCGGCGGCGCCGGGAATTCCCGGATTGCCGGCGATCCCGGGCCTGCCCGCGATCCCGGGGATCACGGCGCCGGCGGCGGAGCAAGGAGGTCCGGCCCGATGA
- a CDS encoding MCE family protein, producing the protein MSARLARPSRRALAVVAAVVVAALVATAGYQLYQRTSYHRYTAYFSSGVGLYQGDDVRVLGVDVGKVDRIEPQPGQVKVTMSVRSEVDVPADARAVIIASSLVSARFVQLAPAYTGGPTMADGAEIPLNRTAVPVEWDDIKSELARLATSLGPVGDDKQGSFGRLVDVAANNLDGNGTNLRNTVRELSQVLQTFADGRSDLFGTIRNLQAFTEALSNSNDQIVQFGGRLASVSQVLADSSDQLGRSLDDLDVAIADLQRFLETNRGVLGESVQRLGAATAVLAEKRPQLERVLHLAPTALQNFYQIYKPAMGSLTGVAIVPNFRNPVNFVCGSVRSLQDDDSDRSADLCAQMLAPALNSLLMNYPPLLTNPVGGIGAFPDQLEYSPAELSSRAQPAAPVAAAPVAAATPGPPTVVPDLGALLLPGGGR; encoded by the coding sequence GTGAGTGCTCGACTTGCCCGCCCGTCTCGGCGGGCCCTCGCCGTGGTCGCGGCCGTCGTGGTCGCCGCGCTGGTCGCCACGGCCGGCTACCAGCTCTACCAGCGGACCTCGTACCACCGGTACACCGCCTACTTTTCCTCCGGTGTCGGTCTCTATCAGGGCGACGACGTGCGGGTGCTCGGCGTGGACGTCGGCAAGGTCGACCGGATCGAACCGCAGCCGGGCCAGGTCAAGGTCACGATGTCGGTCCGCTCCGAGGTCGACGTGCCCGCGGACGCCCGGGCGGTGATCATCGCGTCCTCGCTGGTCTCGGCCCGATTCGTGCAATTGGCACCGGCGTACACCGGTGGGCCGACGATGGCCGACGGTGCCGAGATTCCGCTGAACCGCACCGCGGTGCCGGTCGAATGGGACGACATCAAGAGCGAACTGGCTCGGCTGGCCACCTCGCTCGGCCCGGTGGGCGACGACAAGCAAGGGTCGTTCGGTCGGCTGGTGGACGTCGCGGCGAACAATCTGGACGGCAACGGCACCAACCTGCGTAACACGGTCCGCGAGCTCTCGCAGGTGTTGCAGACCTTCGCCGACGGTCGCTCCGATCTGTTCGGGACGATCCGCAACCTGCAGGCGTTCACCGAAGCGCTGTCGAACAGCAACGACCAGATCGTGCAGTTCGGCGGTCGGCTCGCATCGGTTTCCCAGGTGCTCGCGGACAGCTCGGATCAGCTCGGCCGGTCGCTGGACGACCTGGATGTGGCAATCGCCGATCTGCAGCGGTTTCTCGAGACGAACCGGGGTGTGCTCGGTGAATCCGTGCAGCGGCTCGGCGCGGCGACCGCGGTGCTCGCGGAGAAGCGCCCGCAGCTCGAACGGGTGCTGCATCTCGCGCCCACCGCATTGCAGAACTTCTATCAGATCTACAAACCGGCCATGGGGTCGCTGACCGGTGTCGCGATCGTGCCCAACTTCCGCAATCCGGTGAACTTCGTGTGCGGTTCGGTTCGTTCCTTGCAGGACGACGACTCGGATCGCAGCGCCGATCTGTGTGCCCAGATGCTCGCGCCGGCGCTGAACTCGCTCCTGATGAACTATCCGCCGTTGCTGACCAACCCGGTCGGCGGGATCGGGGCGTTCCCCGATCAGCTGGAGTACAGCCCGGCGGAGTTGTCCTCGCGGGCGCAGCCGGCAGCCCCGGTCGCGGCTGCCCCGGTCGCGGCGGCAACTCCGGGGCCGCCGACCGTCGTGCCCGACCTGGGCGCCCTGCTCCTGCCCGGAGGTGGACGATGA
- a CDS encoding MCE family protein — protein sequence MADNSAKLVRAGVIGVTLAIAIVLATLRYDQLPFIRSGVVYTADFADAGGLAPGDRVEVAGIKSGQVEKIQLAGDRVRVQFVVDESIPLGVDTRLAIKTNTVLGRKSLAVSPAGPGAIDRDDTVPLERTESPYSLNDALGDLTTTVTELDTDRVNRSLTALSDALANTPAPLRSTLDGVTRLSQTLNNRDAALRELLAKAQSVTKVLADRGGQINSLLVDGNALLAELDYRRTAISELITNISSVSQQLSGLVRDNEEQLGPVLDKLNKVLDQLERNKTNLAQTLDGLGPYATALGEAVGSGPYFQAHVAYAAMPTIQALVDALVRPENLPKSLYDYLLNPPPSINPIPGGGVSPP from the coding sequence ATGGCGGACAACTCCGCGAAGCTCGTTCGGGCCGGCGTCATCGGCGTGACGCTGGCGATCGCGATCGTGTTGGCGACGCTGCGCTACGACCAGCTGCCGTTCATCCGGTCCGGCGTGGTGTATACCGCCGATTTCGCCGACGCCGGCGGATTGGCTCCCGGCGACCGGGTCGAAGTCGCCGGGATCAAATCCGGCCAGGTGGAGAAGATCCAGCTGGCCGGCGACCGGGTGCGGGTGCAGTTCGTGGTGGACGAGTCGATTCCGCTCGGCGTCGACACGCGGCTGGCGATCAAGACCAACACGGTGCTCGGCCGCAAATCCTTGGCCGTGTCCCCGGCCGGGCCGGGAGCCATCGATCGCGACGACACGGTCCCGCTGGAGCGCACCGAGTCGCCGTACTCGCTGAACGATGCGCTCGGCGACCTGACGACGACGGTGACCGAGCTGGATACCGATCGGGTCAACCGATCGTTGACCGCGCTGTCCGACGCGTTGGCGAACACCCCCGCGCCGCTGCGGTCGACCCTGGACGGGGTAACCCGGTTGTCGCAGACGTTGAACAATCGGGACGCCGCATTGCGGGAGCTGCTCGCCAAGGCGCAAAGCGTGACCAAGGTGCTCGCCGACCGGGGTGGGCAGATCAACTCCCTGCTGGTCGACGGCAACGCGTTGCTCGCCGAGCTGGACTACCGGCGTACCGCGATCAGCGAACTGATCACGAACATCTCGTCGGTGTCACAGCAGCTCAGCGGGCTGGTGCGGGACAACGAGGAGCAGCTCGGACCGGTGTTGGACAAGCTGAACAAGGTCCTGGACCAGCTGGAACGCAACAAGACGAACCTGGCTCAGACGCTCGACGGGCTGGGTCCGTACGCCACCGCGCTGGGTGAGGCCGTGGGCAGCGGGCCGTACTTCCAGGCGCACGTCGCGTACGCGGCCATGCCGACGATTCAGGCGCTGGTCGATGCCCTGGTGCGGCCGGAGAACCTGCCGAAGTCGCTCTACGACTACCTGCTCAACCCACCGCCCAGCATCAACCCGATCCCGGGAGGAGGGGTGTCCCCACCGTGA
- a CDS encoding MCE family protein — translation MRNTATTVKLGIFAVVMTVIFTGLAIVFSQVTFSRTEGYQAVITSASGLRSGDKVRIAGVPVGSVGKVRVGSDNYAHVDFDVEDRYTLLQSTRATVRYENLVGDRYLELLEGPGSLAPLSAGSTIPTERTAPALDLDLLLGGFKPLLQGLDPGQVNDLTAALIQVFQGSGETLVSLFSSTGSFSKTLADRDQLIGSVITNLNQVLATIDARGDQFSSTLDQLQQLVSGLAADRDPIGAALPRLAGATGDLTELLQAARPDLQNDVTQLGKVSTQLDDGNEHIQWVLDQLPGTFRKLVRLGAYGSFFQFYACQTQIKFTVPGAGNLMLKTPGPQTTGRCAP, via the coding sequence ATGAGGAATACCGCGACCACGGTGAAGCTGGGCATCTTCGCCGTCGTCATGACGGTGATCTTCACCGGCCTGGCCATCGTGTTCAGCCAGGTCACGTTCTCCCGAACCGAGGGATACCAGGCGGTGATCACCAGCGCGTCCGGCCTGCGCAGCGGCGACAAGGTGCGGATCGCCGGCGTGCCGGTCGGGTCGGTCGGCAAGGTCCGGGTCGGGTCGGACAACTACGCGCACGTCGACTTCGATGTGGAGGATCGATACACGCTGCTGCAGAGCACCCGAGCGACCGTGCGGTACGAGAATCTCGTCGGCGACCGCTATCTGGAGTTGCTCGAGGGACCCGGCTCGCTGGCCCCGCTGTCGGCCGGCTCGACCATTCCGACGGAACGAACCGCGCCCGCACTCGACCTGGACCTGTTGTTGGGCGGATTCAAGCCGTTGCTCCAGGGGTTGGACCCGGGGCAGGTGAACGATCTGACCGCGGCGCTGATCCAGGTCTTCCAGGGGTCCGGCGAAACCTTGGTGTCGTTGTTCTCCAGCACCGGCTCGTTCAGCAAGACCTTGGCCGACCGGGATCAGCTGATCGGCAGCGTGATCACCAATCTGAATCAGGTGCTGGCCACCATCGACGCGCGCGGTGACCAGTTCTCCTCCACCTTGGATCAGCTGCAGCAGCTGGTCAGCGGGCTCGCCGCGGATCGGGACCCGATCGGTGCCGCGCTGCCGCGGTTGGCCGGGGCGACCGGTGACCTGACCGAACTGCTCCAAGCCGCCCGGCCGGACCTGCAGAACGACGTGACTCAGCTCGGCAAGGTGTCGACCCAGCTCGACGACGGCAACGAGCACATCCAGTGGGTGCTCGACCAGTTGCCCGGCACGTTCCGGAAGCTGGTTCGACTCGGCGCCTACGGCTCGTTCTTCCAGTTCTATGCGTGTCAGACGCAGATCAAGTTCACCGTGCCCGGCGCCGGAAACCTGATGCTGAAAACGCCGGGTCCCCAGACGACGGGCAGGTGCGCGCCCTGA
- a CDS encoding MCE family protein: MSSGTKKLAGAAFVLSLVAIVVVALGMFRGAFTSTVPITVTAPRSGLVMDPDAKVKLRGVEIGRVASISQVGDGAEIELAMQPDKLSLLPANALVDIRSTTVFGAKYVNFRIPARPSTDRLTAGSTVPADAVTVEFNTLFQHLSDLLAKIRPEKLNATLGALAEALNGRGATLGTLLTTADTYLADINPSLPALQRDFTAAAEVTNLYADEADNFLRVVDNATAIGKTVVDEDQALDTLLLSVIGLGDTANSVLTANERDLGTALDLLEPTTGLLDEYHPVLTCLLVGLSTALPTAEKIFGGDQEGLALNAGFTYGDKPYTYPDSLPKVNATGGPNCHGLPFPPEGHTNYVVTDTSEGAPFAPNTRLTLNAPKVFQLLFGGVYPGVPG; encoded by the coding sequence GTGAGCAGCGGAACGAAGAAGTTGGCCGGCGCGGCGTTCGTGCTGAGCCTGGTCGCGATAGTGGTGGTCGCCCTCGGCATGTTCCGCGGAGCGTTCACCTCCACCGTGCCGATCACGGTGACCGCGCCGCGCTCCGGGCTGGTGATGGACCCGGACGCGAAGGTGAAGTTGCGGGGTGTGGAGATCGGCCGGGTCGCGTCGATCTCCCAGGTCGGCGACGGTGCCGAGATCGAGCTCGCCATGCAGCCGGACAAACTCTCCCTGCTCCCCGCCAACGCCCTCGTCGACATCCGCTCGACCACGGTGTTCGGCGCCAAGTATGTCAATTTTCGGATCCCCGCCCGGCCGTCGACCGATCGGCTGACCGCCGGATCCACGGTGCCGGCCGACGCGGTCACCGTCGAGTTCAACACTCTGTTCCAGCATCTGTCCGATCTGCTGGCGAAGATCCGGCCGGAGAAGCTGAACGCCACCCTGGGCGCACTGGCCGAGGCGTTGAACGGGCGCGGAGCCACGCTCGGCACCCTGCTGACCACCGCCGACACCTATCTGGCCGACATCAACCCTTCGCTGCCCGCGCTGCAACGCGACTTCACCGCCGCGGCCGAGGTGACCAACCTTTACGCCGACGAGGCCGACAACTTTCTGCGGGTGGTGGACAACGCCACCGCGATCGGAAAGACCGTCGTCGACGAGGATCAGGCGTTGGACACGTTGCTGCTCAGCGTGATCGGGCTCGGCGATACCGCGAACTCGGTGCTCACTGCGAACGAGCGCGACCTGGGCACCGCACTGGATCTGCTGGAACCGACCACCGGCCTACTCGACGAGTACCACCCGGTGCTGACCTGCCTGCTGGTCGGGCTGTCCACCGCGCTACCGACCGCCGAGAAGATCTTCGGTGGCGATCAGGAGGGTCTCGCGTTGAACGCCGGGTTCACCTACGGCGACAAGCCCTACACCTATCCGGACAGTCTGCCGAAGGTGAACGCGACCGGCGGCCCGAACTGCCACGGATTGCCGTTCCCACCGGAAGGGCACACCAACTACGTGGTGACCGACACCAGCGAGGGGGCGCCGTTCGCGCCGAACACCCGGCTGACGCTCAACGCGCCCAAGGTATTCCAGCTGTTGTTCGGCGGCGTCTATCCGGGGGTGCCCGGATGA
- a CDS encoding MlaE family ABC transporter permease yields the protein MAVAVVSQRYPRLIGRLNRSSRSLDSIGDQALFFARVLGQMPRALVRYPRETVRLIAEISMGTGALAVIGGTVAIVGFLTLFSGGTIAVQGYSSLGNIGVEALTGFFAAFINVRIAAPVIAGIGLAATIGAGSTAQLGAMRISEEIDALEVMAIPSMPYLVSTRVLAGMIAIVPLYSLAVIASFVASRSATVLLYGQSPGVYDHYFSTFLIPTDILWSFVQAIAMAMAVMLIHTYYGYNASGGPAGVGVAVGNAVRASLVTVVTITLLISLAIYGTSGNFNLSG from the coding sequence ATGGCGGTAGCAGTGGTATCGCAGCGGTATCCGCGATTGATCGGTCGGTTGAACCGGAGTTCCCGGTCGCTCGACTCGATCGGCGATCAGGCGTTGTTCTTCGCCCGGGTGTTGGGGCAGATGCCGCGCGCGTTGGTGCGGTACCCGCGCGAGACGGTGCGACTCATCGCCGAGATCAGCATGGGCACCGGCGCGCTCGCGGTGATCGGCGGCACCGTCGCGATCGTCGGGTTCCTCACCCTGTTCTCCGGCGGGACGATCGCCGTACAGGGCTACAGCTCGCTGGGCAATATCGGCGTCGAAGCGCTGACCGGCTTCTTCGCCGCGTTCATCAACGTGCGTATCGCCGCCCCGGTGATCGCCGGGATCGGCTTGGCGGCCACCATCGGGGCCGGTTCGACCGCTCAGCTCGGCGCGATGCGGATCTCCGAGGAGATCGACGCACTCGAGGTGATGGCCATCCCGTCGATGCCGTACCTGGTCAGTACCCGAGTGCTCGCCGGGATGATCGCGATCGTGCCGCTGTACTCGCTCGCGGTGATCGCCTCGTTCGTGGCCAGCCGATCGGCGACGGTGTTGCTGTACGGGCAGTCGCCCGGCGTATACGACCACTATTTCAGTACGTTCCTCATCCCGACCGACATTCTCTGGTCGTTCGTCCAAGCGATCGCGATGGCCATGGCGGTGATGCTGATCCACACCTACTACGGGTACAACGCCAGCGGCGGTCCGGCCGGCGTCGGCGTCGCGGTCGGCAACGCGGTGCGCGCCTCGCTGGTCACCGTGGTCACGATCACCTTGCTGATCTCGCTCGCCATCTACGGCACCTCCGGCAACTTCAACCTCTCGGGATAG
- a CDS encoding MlaE family ABC transporter permease — MNDVLAVPLRAVGGFFELVVATARASLRRPFQLHEFIEQSWFIARVSIVPTVLVAIPFTVLVSFTLNILLREIGAADLSGAGAALGAITQVGPIVTVLIVAGAGATAVCADLGARTIREEIDAMRVLGIDPIQRLVVPRVLASMFVALLLNGLVCTIGILGGFLFSVFLQDVNPGAFVNGLTLLTGFPELMISQAKAGLFGLIAGMMACYLGLNVKGGPKSVGDAVNQTVVFAFMALFVVNVVLTAIGIKLTAR; from the coding sequence ATGAACGACGTCCTTGCCGTCCCGCTCCGCGCGGTCGGCGGCTTCTTCGAATTGGTCGTTGCCACCGCCCGGGCCTCGCTGCGCCGGCCGTTCCAGCTGCACGAATTCATCGAGCAGTCCTGGTTCATCGCCCGGGTGTCCATCGTGCCCACCGTGCTGGTCGCCATCCCGTTCACCGTGCTGGTCAGCTTCACGCTCAACATCCTGTTGCGCGAGATCGGCGCCGCCGATCTGAGCGGGGCGGGTGCCGCGCTCGGCGCGATCACCCAGGTCGGCCCGATTGTGACCGTGCTCATCGTGGCCGGTGCGGGCGCGACCGCCGTGTGTGCCGATCTCGGCGCGCGGACCATCCGAGAAGAGATCGACGCGATGCGGGTACTGGGCATCGACCCGATCCAGCGCCTGGTGGTGCCGCGGGTGTTGGCCTCGATGTTCGTCGCGCTCCTGCTCAACGGCCTGGTCTGCACCATCGGCATCCTCGGCGGCTTTCTCTTCTCGGTGTTTCTGCAGGACGTCAATCCCGGGGCGTTCGTCAACGGCCTGACCCTGCTCACCGGTTTTCCCGAGTTGATGATCTCGCAGGCCAAAGCCGGATTGTTCGGGCTGATCGCCGGGATGATGGCGTGCTATCTGGGGCTGAACGTGAAGGGCGGCCCGAAGAGCGTGGGCGACGCGGTGAACCAGACCGTCGTCTTCGCGTTCATGGCTCTCTTCGTGGTGAACGTCGTGCTCACCGCTATCGGCATCAAGCTCACGGCGAGGTGA
- a CDS encoding 3-oxoacyl-ACP reductase yields MTAIVTGAGAGLGRAEALALAGAGAGVVINDLADEALAGTVAAIRELGAEVVPVAGDIGERATADRLIEAAQRSGGPHIVVNNAGLVRDRMLFNMTDDDWDLVVKVHLRGHFLLTRNAAAHWRAAAKAAGKPIYGRLINTSSEAGLLGPEGQANYGAAKAGITTLTLSAARVLARYGVRANAICPRARTAMTESVFGAVGVGADPLDPAHVGTFVSYLASPAADSVNGQLFVVYGGMVALLAAPTVEQRFDAVEGTWTAADLADRLGGYFADRDPNRTFSASDALRLS; encoded by the coding sequence ATGACCGCGATCGTCACCGGGGCCGGTGCCGGACTGGGGCGGGCCGAGGCGCTGGCGTTGGCCGGGGCCGGTGCCGGAGTCGTGATCAACGATCTCGCGGACGAGGCGCTGGCCGGCACGGTGGCAGCGATCCGGGAACTCGGCGCCGAGGTGGTACCGGTCGCCGGCGACATCGGCGAACGGGCCACGGCCGACCGGCTGATCGAGGCCGCGCAGCGCTCCGGCGGCCCGCACATCGTGGTCAACAATGCCGGCCTGGTGCGCGACCGGATGCTGTTCAACATGACCGACGACGACTGGGACCTGGTCGTGAAGGTCCACCTGCGCGGCCACTTCCTGCTCACCCGCAACGCCGCGGCGCACTGGCGGGCAGCCGCCAAGGCCGCGGGCAAACCGATCTACGGCCGCCTGATCAACACATCGTCGGAGGCGGGACTGCTCGGGCCCGAAGGGCAGGCCAACTACGGCGCGGCCAAGGCCGGAATCACCACGTTGACGCTGTCGGCGGCGCGGGTGCTGGCCCGATACGGGGTGCGGGCGAACGCGATCTGTCCCCGCGCCCGGACCGCGATGACCGAAAGCGTCTTCGGCGCGGTCGGGGTGGGTGCCGATCCGCTCGACCCCGCGCACGTTGGCACGTTCGTCAGCTACTTGGCCTCGCCGGCAGCGGATTCGGTGAACGGGCAGCTGTTCGTGGTGTACGGCGGCATGGTCGCGCTGCTGGCCGCCCCGACGGTCGAGCAGCGGTTCGACGCGGTCGAGGGAACGTGGACTGCGGCGGATCTGGCCGACCGACTGGGGGGCTACTTCGCCGACCGGGATCCGAACCGGACTTTTTCCGCTTCCGATGCGCTGCGGTTGAGCTAG
- a CDS encoding ferredoxin has translation MKIEVDWDRCEANGVCVLLAPDLFELDDADNLQFAADGVPADQEGVLRDAIAQCPRAALSATD, from the coding sequence ATGAAGATCGAAGTGGACTGGGACAGATGCGAGGCCAACGGGGTGTGCGTGCTCCTCGCACCGGACCTGTTCGAGCTGGATGACGCAGACAACCTGCAGTTCGCTGCGGACGGCGTGCCGGCCGACCAGGAGGGTGTGCTGCGCGATGCGATCGCCCAGTGCCCGCGCGCGGCACTCTCGGCGACCGACTGA